One region of Chryseobacterium muglaense genomic DNA includes:
- a CDS encoding helix-turn-helix domain-containing protein encodes MKIDIITKEDLQVFKTELLEEIKNLLQTKNSEKKLWLRSTEVKELLKISTGTLQNLRVNGTLSYTRIGGTLYYNYKDIEQLLNKKL; translated from the coding sequence ATGAAAATAGATATCATTACAAAAGAAGATTTACAAGTGTTCAAAACAGAATTACTGGAAGAAATTAAAAACCTGCTTCAAACTAAAAACTCAGAAAAGAAATTATGGTTACGGTCAACAGAGGTCAAAGAACTTCTGAAAATTTCTACTGGAACTTTACAAAACCTTCGTGTTAATGGAACTTTATCTTACACCCGCATAGGAGGTACATTGTATTATAATTATAAAGATATCGAACAGCTATTAAATAAGAAACTTTGA